One Microbacterium marinum genomic window, GGACAACTCTGGAGGCGAACGGGGTCAGGCGGCCGCCTCCTGCGCGCCGGCCAGGTCGTCGATCACGTTCCGGTAGGCGTCGAGCATCCGGTCGCTTCCCAGGCGCGGTCTCGCGGCGAGCGCGGCCGCGCGGTAGACGGGTCGTCGCGAGATGACCTTCGTCCACGCCGCCGCGATGGCGTGCTCGTCGTGAGGGGTGACCACGCCGAAACCGCGGACGATCTGCGCGGCATCGCCGACCGCGGTCGTGACGGGCGTCGCCCCCGTCGCGGCGCCTTCGATGAGGCACAGCGGCGAGGCCTCGCCATACGCGCTCGTGAGCGCGACGATGTCCGCAGCCCGGTAGACCGAGGGCATGTCGTCCCGGATGCCGAGCGGATGCATCCGGTGCCGCGGAACACCCGCATCGGCGAGCGCGGCGGTGAGGGCCGGGTTGTCGCGCGTCATCCCCGCGCCGCACATCAGGTAGTGCGTCTGCTCGTCACGCCGGGCGTGCGATGCCACGGAGCGGAGGAAGAGACCGGGGTCCTTCATCGCATCGAAGCGGGCGGCGAACACCACCACCGGAGCGTCGAGCGGGATGCCGAGGGCGCGGTGCACCGCCACGCGGTCGTCGGCTCCCGGTCGGAACCGGGCCGTGTCGATGCCGTTCGGGATCACGATCTTGCGGACGGTGGGCGGGGTGAAGCGGGCGTAGGCGTCGCTCGTGGACTGCGCGCACGACACGGTGGACGTCAACCGCCCCGACGCCCCGAGCTCGCCGAGCCAGCGCATCGCCGCGCCGGAGTGCGTGGGGTCCGACCGGTGCAGGCAGGATGCGATCGGCACGTCGGGCAGGAGCCCGCGTTCGTCGAGGGCGAGCAGGAGCCCGAGCGGCTGCTCCTTGAGGGTCAGGATGACGTCGGCCTCGGCGACCACGGATGCCGCGGCATCCAGCTCGGCGTTCGAATAGTCCTCGGGTGCCGGCGGGTGCGCTCCCGCAGTGCGGCCGAGCGTCGACACCGCGACGCCTGCCCCGGTCAGCTCCCGGTAGCGGGTGTCGTCCTCCATGCGCTGCAGCGTCGACTCGCGTCGCGCTGCGGAGGCGATCGAGAGGACCGCGTGTTCGTGCGATCCGTCCGCGTGCAGACCCCGGACGACGGAGGTGTGGAGGATGCGGGCACCACCTGCGAACAGGCCTTCGTAGAGGGAGAGCACGCGGGTGGGTCGGGTCATCGGACGCCTCTCGATCGGGTCGGGATGCACGCGAGGTTGCGTTCGTCCCATGCTCCGATCGGGTGCGCCTCCGGCGGTGAACCCCAGATGTACATCGTGTGAAGATCGCCGCCGAGCGGCATCCACGCGTCAGCCGCCGAGGGTGACCGATCTCCACAGCGCGTCGACGACCACGCTCAGCCAAAGCGCGAGGGCCGCGAGCCCGAGCACGAGAGCTGCCAGCCATCCCCACAGGGGCGCCCAGCCTCGCCCGGTGCGACGTCGGACGACGACCGTGCGGCCGACGATGTACACGCCGAGGGTCGCGACGAACACGAGCACCGCCCAGCCCCACCCGAAGGGGCGCTCGATCCCTCGGCGCCGGAGGGCGCGCGCGTCGAGCCAGGCGAACAGCACCGAGGCGGCCAGGGACAGCCCGTTCACCCAGGTCAACAGGACGAGCCCCGCGATGACCCACGGGCCGGGGCCCGGGTCGTACCCGGCCGGCAGCACGAAGTAGCCCACCAG contains:
- a CDS encoding DUF2510 domain-containing protein; the encoded protein is MSRGAPAGWYADPGEPGQLRWWDGAEWAPDTVAPAGDAASASEDVPAEDVPAEDVPAAPVEKPTVPKGEPAVASERPAPAREAAAAPVRPVRAGTVWVWLAIVASVFPFCSALLVDAVTGARLVGYFVLPAGYDPGPGPWVIAGLVLLTWVNGLSLAASVLFAWLDARALRRRGIERPFGWGWAVLVFVATLGVYIVGRTVVVRRRTGRGWAPLWGWLAALVLGLAALALWLSVVVDALWRSVTLGG
- a CDS encoding glycosyltransferase; amino-acid sequence: MTRPTRVLSLYEGLFAGGARILHTSVVRGLHADGSHEHAVLSIASAARRESTLQRMEDDTRYRELTGAGVAVSTLGRTAGAHPPAPEDYSNAELDAAASVVAEADVILTLKEQPLGLLLALDERGLLPDVPIASCLHRSDPTHSGAAMRWLGELGASGRLTSTVSCAQSTSDAYARFTPPTVRKIVIPNGIDTARFRPGADDRVAVHRALGIPLDAPVVVFAARFDAMKDPGLFLRSVASHARRDEQTHYLMCGAGMTRDNPALTAALADAGVPRHRMHPLGIRDDMPSVYRAADIVALTSAYGEASPLCLIEGAATGATPVTTAVGDAAQIVRGFGVVTPHDEHAIAAAWTKVISRRPVYRAAALAARPRLGSDRMLDAYRNVIDDLAGAQEAAA